Proteins encoded together in one Luteimonas fraxinea window:
- the kynU gene encoding kynureninase, translating to MSDFFTDDYAATADAADPLQRFRAQFHLPRFGDVEQAYFVGNSLGLQPRGARAQVEDVLDKWAMEAVEGHFRGSSQWMTYHGLVGAQLAEIVGAQPEEVVAMNSLTANLHFLMVGFYRPTAERPAILMEAGAFPSDRYALESQVRFHGFDPDTDLIEVQPGADGLFGTDAIAAALEQHGHRVALVLWPGVQYRTGEAFDLAEIVRLGHAAGAVVGFDLAHAAGNLPLQLHDSNADFAVWCHYKYLNSGPGAVAGAFVHARHAQTDRPRFAGWWGHDAATRFRMGPDFQPTPGAEGWQLSNPPILGLAPLRASLDLFTEAGMPALRAKSETLTGYLETLIRSQLDDVLDIATPRDVARRGAQLSLRVRGGREQGRALFEYLSDNGVLGDWREPDVIRISPAPLYNTHADVLRFVRTVARWRDA from the coding sequence ATGAGCGATTTCTTCACAGACGACTACGCCGCGACTGCCGACGCCGCCGATCCTCTGCAGCGCTTCCGCGCGCAGTTCCATCTGCCGCGTTTCGGCGATGTGGAGCAGGCGTACTTCGTCGGCAACTCGCTCGGGCTGCAGCCGCGCGGCGCGCGCGCGCAGGTCGAAGACGTGCTCGACAAGTGGGCGATGGAAGCGGTCGAAGGCCACTTCCGCGGCAGCTCGCAGTGGATGACCTACCACGGCCTGGTCGGTGCACAGCTGGCGGAGATCGTTGGCGCGCAGCCCGAGGAAGTGGTCGCGATGAACTCGCTGACCGCGAACCTGCATTTCCTGATGGTCGGCTTCTACCGCCCGACCGCCGAGCGTCCGGCGATCCTGATGGAGGCCGGCGCGTTTCCGTCCGATCGCTACGCACTCGAATCGCAGGTGCGCTTCCACGGTTTCGACCCCGACACCGATCTGATCGAAGTGCAGCCCGGCGCGGACGGCCTGTTCGGCACGGACGCGATCGCTGCCGCCCTGGAACAACACGGTCACCGCGTTGCACTGGTGCTGTGGCCGGGCGTGCAGTACCGCACCGGCGAAGCCTTCGATCTGGCGGAGATCGTGCGGCTGGGTCATGCCGCAGGCGCGGTCGTCGGTTTCGATCTCGCGCATGCCGCCGGCAACCTGCCGCTGCAGCTGCACGACAGCAATGCCGACTTCGCCGTGTGGTGCCACTACAAGTACCTCAACAGCGGGCCGGGCGCGGTGGCCGGCGCATTCGTGCACGCGCGTCATGCGCAGACCGACCGCCCGCGCTTTGCCGGCTGGTGGGGGCACGACGCGGCGACGCGTTTCCGCATGGGGCCGGATTTCCAGCCCACGCCGGGCGCCGAAGGCTGGCAGCTCAGCAATCCGCCGATCCTCGGCCTCGCACCGCTGCGCGCGTCACTGGACCTGTTCACTGAAGCCGGCATGCCGGCGCTGCGTGCGAAGTCGGAAACGCTGACCGGCTATCTGGAAACGTTGATCCGCAGCCAGCTCGACGACGTGCTCGATATCGCCACGCCGCGTGACGTCGCACGTCGCGGCGCCCAGCTGTCGCTGCGCGTGCGCGGCGGTCGCGAGCAGGGCCGCGCGTTGTTCGAATACCTGTCCGACAACGGCGTGCTCGGCGACTGGCGCGAGCCCGACGTGATCCGCATTTCGCCCGCGCCGCTCTACAACACCCACGCCGACGTGCTGCGCTTCGTGCGCACCGTGGCGCGGTGGCGCGACGCGTGA